Genomic segment of Scardovia inopinata JCM 12537:
TTGGGCCCACTGAATTTGCCGTGATTTCAAGCTAATCTCATGGTCCTGAATCGACTCCAGAAATTGGGTTGCTTCCTGGTGGGTGAACTTTCCATCATTCCTATACCGGTTAAGCAGGCCTTCATAAGGCTTGATGGAATCAGGTTGCAGGTTGCTGGCCCGCAGATAGTAAGCCTCTGCCTGCTCGTCATCAAGCTCATGTTCAGCCAGACTCATCCAATAGTCAAAACTGTTATTGCGGGTAACATTTTCCGCAATCAAAGCCCCGCCCCCAAGAACCAGGCAGACAAGAGCTGCAATAACCGCGGACAGGAAAGACCGCCACTTGAGTAGGAGGACCCTGTGATGAGCCCGATCTTCTTCCTGATAGTGCCTCAAGGCATAGGCAAATTCAGCACAGCTCTGGAACCGCTTGTCCGGATCTTTTTCAATTGCCTTATCTATGACCTTCTCCAGCCCTTCAGACAGCTCCGGCCTGTACTGCCTGATAGGTTGAACCTCCTGCCGGGGATCCGACCCCGTTAAGAGAAAATGCAGGGTCATGCCCAGAGAATATACGTCAGAACGGGTATCCAGTTTTTTGTTAATCGCAAACTGTTCAGGAGCCCCATAACCGGGAGTACCCAAATTAAAAACTCCGTGAGTTCCGTAGGACAAATGTCCTAAATCCTCCCCCATGCGGTGGGCAATCCCAAAATCGATAAGCATAACCGTCCCGTCCGGTTTAACCATAACGTTGGACGGTTTCATATCTGCAAAAACAATCGGCGGATTTCTGCGATGAAGATAATCGAGCACGCTGCAGAGCTGAATCCCCCAGTCCACTACATCTTTTTGACTGCAGGGCCCCTGGCGCCGGAAGCGATTGGTCAGAGTTTCACCTTCAATATAGTCCATGATTACATACAGCTTGTTCTGATCATCAATTAAGTCGACAATGCGAGGAATAGCAGGATGATCGAAATCCTTGATGAGATTTGCTTCTTCTACCAAGCTGCGTACAATGACCTCCCTCTTGCGGGGGTCATCAATATTTTTAATTTCCTTGATTGCCCACTGTTTATTGAGAGTTTTGTCTAAAGCCAGATAAACAGTAGACATTCCGCCAAGGCCAATTTGGGTAATTATCCGATAGCGGTCTCCAATAATGTCATTTTCCTGTGCCATAGACCCCCTCCTGATCCCGGTTAATGTTGTCCTGCCGATACTCTGTTCCTCTGTTTTGCCCTTCGGGTGGAATGGGTGGGATGAGGATCACCTGGAACTCTACGCTTGACAGGCTAAAAACTGATCCGCTTTTCAGAATTGTTCTGCTGCCGGAGGGCAGCCTAACTCCTCGGATGAACGTTCCGTTGGGAGCCTTGTTATCTACGAGGGCAAAGGAATCAGGTCCCACATATTCCACCCAAGCGTGAACCCTGCTCATAGTATTGGTTCCGCTAAAAGAAGCATCGGCTCTTTGTGAGCGACCGATGGAAGCCTGGTAAGCAGATAGCCGGACTGACATCCCATCACTGACCCGTCTGATAATGAAAGTAGGAAGAGGGGCCGTGTCGGAAGGTGACGTCGCCTCAGGCGGGGAAGGCGCCGCAAATGCACCTGTTGCAAATCCTCTCGCACCGGAAACACCTACTCCAGATGAAGTTAGGGAGGAAGAATCAACAATGGGAGTGGAAGCAGCGTCATCGAAAGAAGAGCCGGAGCCGCCAGCCTGACTACCGCCCCCGGCCATGGTCTGAACCGGATCCCATGCTAAAGCTGCCCAATTCTGACCGTCGTCAACTTTGTGGGAAGCCTGCCCGGCCTGAGTTCTTTCCAGACTTTCTGTACCAGAGGCAGAAAGATCTTCACTCGATACTGCATCCCCGGTTCTGGCTTCTGACAAGCTGGCCAGATCTAGGTCTGCCTCCTGTTTGCCAATCACCCCCCTAGTCAGCATCCAATCCCGCATAGCGACAGAAGAAAAAGTAGGATTCCTCCATATATAGTCCCGAACAATCTCAACCTTGACCTTATCCTCTTCATTGGGGAAATGAATCCGAGAGGACTCGCTCAGATACATCATCAAATCGTGGACACTGGGACGACCTTGGGCCAATCCCTTACCGGGAACAAGGACGAAAAGAGGAAGAGAGTCGGGCTGATTCATATAAATATAGCGTTTATTCCAGAGGACATTTTCCGCAGAGGCGTCCTGGCTGGTGCAGGTATCCATAACATCGGC
This window contains:
- a CDS encoding FHA domain-containing protein, with product MKVRIVRDWRSRSRTIKVTLTGKEKINYSLAEWLRQARLPFLPPFTYQLKGESAVFLYDITGAIKLKTFLKARISTDQYGRLIRSIADVMDTCTSQDASAENVLWNKRYIYMNQPDSLPLFVLVPGKGLAQGRPSVHDLMMYLSESSRIHFPNEEDKVKVEIVRDYIWRNPTFSSVAMRDWMLTRGVIGKQEADLDLASLSEARTGDAVSSEDLSASGTESLERTQAGQASHKVDDGQNWAALAWDPVQTMAGGGSQAGGSGSSFDDAASTPIVDSSSLTSSGVGVSGARGFATGAFAAPSPPEATSPSDTAPLPTFIIRRVSDGMSVRLSAYQASIGRSQRADASFSGTNTMSRVHAWVEYVGPDSFALVDNKAPNGTFIRGVRLPSGSRTILKSGSVFSLSSVEFQVILIPPIPPEGQNRGTEYRQDNINRDQEGVYGTGK
- a CDS encoding serine/threonine protein kinase; translation: MAQENDIIGDRYRIITQIGLGGMSTVYLALDKTLNKQWAIKEIKNIDDPRKREVIVRSLVEEANLIKDFDHPAIPRIVDLIDDQNKLYVIMDYIEGETLTNRFRRQGPCSQKDVVDWGIQLCSVLDYLHRRNPPIVFADMKPSNVMVKPDGTVMLIDFGIAHRMGEDLGHLSYGTHGVFNLGTPGYGAPEQFAINKKLDTRSDVYSLGMTLHFLLTGSDPRQEVQPIRQYRPELSEGLEKVIDKAIEKDPDKRFQSCAEFAYALRHYQEEDRAHHRVLLLKWRSFLSAVIAALVCLVLGGGALIAENVTRNNSFDYWMSLAEHELDDEQAEAYYLRASNLQPDSIKPYEGLLNRYRNDGKFTHQEATQFLESIQDHEISLKSRQIQWAQLSYDTGLMYWFYYQGPQSSSASSDSSSLQYERIRYAGQWMQDAAAVKNFSRQPQARVYADIASFNSKVVPQIVQGTDKGQFKIYFGKIQGLIDIASESRNEVMRFNVAQFVESVLSTYPRKFRADGISQQDMLNLVDHSVALARNTASTSTSGDEIKQNILRQENDAKQSIINGFIDSRKVGN